The stretch of DNA GTTTAGGCGAATAGTCAGCGCTTCCGGCGGCGGCAGCCGCTCCGCATCGCTGGCGGCGAGATCGACCACAATGCCGACAATAGCCTCAATGGCGAAGTCGCAGCGGCGGATTCCGAGACCCCGAATCTCGATCAGGCCGGCCAGTTCCCGCGCCGGGCGAACCCACAATTGTCCGGCCACTGTGTCGAGATGGACACGGTCATCGCCGACCAGAACGGCCGGCGGAAGCTGTCCGGCGCGTCCGGCGAGAATCAGATCGAAGGCCAGCCGCGACTTGCCGGCGCCTGACGGCCCGCGGATCAGCACGGCGCGGTCGCCCACCAGCACGGCGGAGGCGTGCACGCTCGCGCCCTGCGTCATCATGGCGCTGGCAGCCGAACCACGAAGCGCGCGCCGACCACCGTCGGCCTGCCGTCGGCATCGGCCGCGCCGTGGCGATTTTCCGCCCAGACCCGCCCGTTATGCGCTTCGATGATCTGCTTGGAGATCGATAGGCCCAGGCCCGAGTTCTGGCCAAAGCCCTGATGCGGCCGGTCGGTATAGAAGCGCTCGAAGATGCGCTCCAGCGCATCCTCGCCGATGCCCGGCCCGTCGTCATCGACGACGACTTCGATTTCCGAGCGCACGCGGCGGCAGGTGACGCGCACCTTGCCGCCGGGGGTGGAGAAGGATTGCGCGTTGGACAGCAGGTTGGAGATCACCTGCCCAAGCCGGGAATCATGGCCCGGCACCGAGAACGTGTCGGTTGCGCCGCGGCCTTCGAAGCGCGCCTCGACTACGACGTCATGACCCAGCCGGGTTTCGTTGGCGACCGAGGCTAGCGTCGTCAGCAGCCGCCGCACATTGACCGGCGCCATGTCCTGGCGCTGCAATTCGGCATCGAGGCGGCTGGCGTCGGAAATATCCGAGATCAGCCGGTCGAGCCGCTTGACGTCGTGCTCGATCACCTCGAGCAGGCGCGCGCGGCTGGTGTCGTTGCGCGCCAGCGGCAGCGTTTCCACCGCCGACCGCAGCGAGGTCAGCGGGTTCTTCAATTCATGGGCGACGTCGGCGGCGAACATCTCGATCGCCTCGATGCGGCTATAGAGCGCATTCGTCATGTCCCGCAGCGCGCCGGACAGATGGCCGATCTCGTCGCGGCGCCGGGTGAAATCGGGAATCTCGACGCGGGTCTGGATGCGCCGGCGAACACGCTCGGCGCCGTCGGCCAGCCGCCGCACCGGGCCCGCGATCGTGCTGGCCAGCAAGAGTGACAGCACGATCATCACAGCGGACGCGACGCCGCCGACCTTGAGGATCGCCAGCCGTTCGGCGGTCACCATCTGGTCGATGTCGTCGCCCTGCGTCGAGAGCATCAGCGCGCCATGCACGGCGCGGAAACGCTGCACGGGGACTGCGACCGAGACGATCACCTCGCCGCGGTCGTTGACGCGCACCATGCTGCTCTTGACGCCATCGAGCGCCTGCACGATTTCCTGTGTAGCCCTTGCCGTTCTCGGGGCCGAGTTCGCGATAGAGCGGCAGGTCGCCGCGATTGAGCCAGGTGCGGATCGAGATCGTGGCGCGCTCGACGAAGCCCGGCTTCTCCGTCGAGGGCGGCGGCAGTTCGAAACGCAGCACGTCGCCGCGGCCGTAGAGACTGCGGCTGTCGAGGATCATGCCGCCGTCGCCGCCATAGATGCGCGCGCGGGTCTTGGTCGGCGAGATCAGCCGCCGCAGCACCGGTGCGACGCGCTCCGGATTGATCGGAAAATCCAGCCCGGAAGATTCGTCCGGCGCGCCGTAGCTTTCGCCAGGCTTGAGGTCGAGCAGGCGGTCCGGATCGATGGTGATGGTGTTGGTTTCGACGGTGGCGGAGGCGGCAATCGCGCCTGCGATGATTTCGGCCTGCACCAGAAGGCTCTGCGCGCGCGCGTCGATCAGGCCGGCGCGGAACTGCGAGAGATAGAGAATGCTCGCCACCAGGGCGACGAGGCCCGCCAGATTGAGCGAGACGATGCGGCGCGTGAGGCTGGAGAAGGAGAGCGCGAAGAAGAACTGCCCGGCCCGGCGCAACCAGCCGATCGGCCGCCGCCAGCCCTTCTCGCCCGGGCTATCGTCGGCAACGCTACGCTGCTCGAGGAGCTCCGAAGCATCCTCGTGGTTCAGGCTGGGATCGGGCTGCGTTCGATCTAGCAATGGCCGAGCTGCCGGTTGTGATGCGCCGCTTTGAAATCATACGCTTCTACGCCGAACGGGCGGATGTGTCAGTCGGCACTTCCGCCCGCAGAACGCAGATCAGGCTTCCTTGAAGCGATAGCCGACGCCATACAGCGTCTCGATCATCTCGAAATCGTCGTCGACCACCTTGAACTTCTTGCGCAGCCGCTTGATGTGGCTGTCGATGGTGCGGTCGTCGACATAGACCTGGTCGTCATAGGCCGCGTCCATCAGCGCGTTGCGGCTTTTCACCACACCGGGCCGCGTCGCCAGCGCCTGCAGAGGATCAGGAATTCCGTCACCGTCAGCGTCACCGGTTCGTTCTTCCAGGTGCAGGTGTGGCGTTCCGGATCCATCCGTAAGAGGCCGCGGTCCAGTGCGCGCGCATCCGGCTCCTTCGGCACGGCGGTCGGATCCTTGGGCTGGCCGCGGCGGAGCACGGCCTTGACGCGCTCGACCAGCAGGCGCTGCGAGAACGGCTTGCGGATGAAATCGTCGGCGCCCATCTTGAGGCCGAACAATTCGTCGATCTCTTCATCCTTGGAGGTTAAGAAGATCACCGGCAGATCGGACTTCTGCCGCAGCCGGCGTAGCGTTTCCATGCCGTCCATGCGCGGCATCTTGATGTCGAGGATCGCGAGATCCGGCGGCGAAGTGCGGAAGCCGTCCAGCGCCGAGGCACCATCCGTGTAGGTCATGATGCGATAGCCTTCGGCTTCGAGCGCGATCGACACGGAAGTGAGAATGTTGCGGTCATCATCGACCAGGGCGATTGTGGGCATGAGCCTGCTTTCGAATAAGAGAGTGGCTTAAACGGCGGGCACTTCAGCCAGACGCCGCATAAATGGGCTTCGTACACGGTCAACGAGCAATGCAAGCTGGGCTGAAGTGTGACCGAGTTCCGCAAAACGTTGCTGCGGAGATGCGTTGCCCCCCATATAGCACCCTGTCTGATGGAGAAAACCCCCTTTTTGCAACAAGATGGCCGGAAAAGGACCATGCAGCCCACCTCAGATTTTGATGCTTCCAAACTTGCCCGTTCGTTGCTGCGGCGCAGCCGGCAGGGCGCGCTTGCCACCCTTATGCCTGAAAGCGGCGATCCCTACTGCTCGTTGGTTAACGTCGCCAGCCATGCCGACGCTTCCCCGATCCTGCTGATTTCGCGGCTCGCGCTGCATACGAAAAATATCCTTGGCGACGGCAGGGTATCGCTGATGCTGGACGAGCGCGCCGCTGGCGATCCCCTGGAGGGCGCGCGAATCATGCTGGCAGGCCGGGCCGAGGAGGCCTCGGGGGCAGCGGCGAAAATCCTGCGCCGGCGCTACCTCAACGCCCATCCATCCGCGGAAGCGTTCGTGGATTTCAAGGATTTCTCGTTCTTCCGGATCGCCCCGTCAGGCCTGCATCTGGTCGCCGGCTTTGGCCGCATCATCGACCTCAAGCCGCAGCAATTTCTGACCGAGATCGGCGATGCCGGAGAGCTGCTGGAAACCGAGCAGGGCGCGGTGGAGCATATGAACGAGGATCACCGCGAGGCGATGAATCTCTACGCGACCAGATTGCTGGGTGCGGAATCCGCCGATTGGCGTTGCACCGGCTGCGACCCTGATGGCATGGACATGCAGGCCGGCAGCGCGACTTTGCGGCTCGATTTCCCGGAACGGGTCACCAGCGCCATGGCTTTGCGCAAGATGCTGGTGCGGCTGGCGAGCGAGGCGCGGGCCCAAGGCTAACCACCGATCGCGGATTTGAACAGGCGCGGACGTTTGCGCGACCTATTGCAAGCCCGCGAAAGTCACTCGCGAAAGCCCGCATGAAATCCGCAATTGATTGATATTTTCAGTGTCTATTTCGCCACCCATGGTCTCGTCGCCGGTGACGTTAAAGGGCTCGCCGAACCGGCGCTGGTGCTGAGCATTCCGAAACAGCCGAACGAGTTCGATGACGGCCTGCTCACCGCGAGCGAAGTCGCGCAGTTGAAGCTCAATGCCGATTGGGTGGTGCTGTCACGCATTGGGCGGTCATTCGGAGGCCGCCACGCGGCTCTCGATATCGACCTTCGACCGGCTGAAGGCCGATCCCAAACTCGGCCGCGCCGAGGCGCTGCGGCAGGCGATGCTGGCCTATCTCAACGATGCGTCCTCGCCGCGCAATGCCTATTCGGCGTACTGGAGGCCGGTTGCGCTGATCGGAGAGGGCGCCGCACGGTGAAGGTTTTTGGAAATTTTTTGATTGTGCGTCGCAGCAATTTTCAGTCAGGTCGGGCAGCGACGGATGGTCGCGCAACCACGACGGCAAAACAACGAAAAGCACTGCAGCAAGCGATTGATGCAGATCAACCGCCCTCGCTCGAATAAACCAAATCGCGTGGATCGGCTTGGCAAGCCCAGCGTTCATCAGTATTAGGTCGCCGGACCGAGGCCGGAAGGCTATATTCAGAGGTCACCGCGACAGAGCGCGTCAAGCGACAGGCGCGCGATCGAGTAACGCGGGTTCGAGGAGGATTTCTTCGTGCAAGAGACGGGTCTACGCAACGGTGCCTTCGGCGCCGACAAATTCGGCTTAAAAAATCTCAAGACGGTGCACTGGAATCTCGGCGCACCACAGCTCTATCAATATTCACTTGCGGCGGGCGAGGCCGTGCTGTCGGCCGACGGCGCGCTGTGCGCGGACACCGGTGAGTTCACCGGCCGCAGCCCCAAGGACAAGTTCACGGTTCGCGATGCCACCACCGACAAGAACATGTGGTGGGCCGGCAACCAGTCGATCACCGCGGACCAGTTCTCCGCGCTCCATGCCGACTTCCTCAAGCACGCCGAAGGCATGACGCTATATGCGCAGGACCTCTATGGCGGCGCGGATCCGAGCTTCCAGATCAAGACCCGCGTGTTCACCGAACTTGCCTGGCACTCGCTGTTCATCCGCACACTGCTGATCCGTCCCGAGGCGTCGGCGCTGAAGGATTTCGTTCCCGAACTCACTATCATCGATCTGCCGAGCTTCCGCGCCGATCCCAAACGTCACGGCGTTCGCTCGGAGAACGTCGTCGCGATCGATTTCGCCCGCAAGATCGTCCTGATCGGCGGGTCTTATTATGCCGGCGAGATGAAGAAGTCGGTGTTCACCACGCTGAACTATTATCTGCCTGCCAAGGGCGTGATGCCGATGCACTGCTCGGCCAATGTGGGGCCCAACGGCGATAGCGCGATCTTCTTCGGCCTTTCCGGAACCGGCAAGACCACGCTGTCGGCCGATCCGAAGCGCACGTTGATCGGCGACGACGAGCACGGCTGGGGCAACGACGGCGTCTTCAACTTCGAAGGCGGCTGCTACGCCAAGTGCATCAAGCTGTCGAAGGAAGCCGAGCCGCAGATCTACGCTGCAAGCAAGCGCTTCGGCGCGGTGCTTGAGAATTGCGTGCTCGACAAAGACACCCGCGAGGTCGATTTCGACGACGGCTCCAAAACCGAGAACACCCGCTCGGCCTATCCGCTCGACTTCATCCCGAACGCTTCGCGCACCGGCCGCGCCGGCCAGCCGAAGAATGTCGTGATGCTGGCCGCCGACGCTTTCGGCGTTTTGCCGCCGATTGCAAAGCTGACGCCGGCGCAGGCGATGTATCACTTCCTGTCCGGCTACACCGCCAAAGTCGCGGGCACCGAGCGTGGTCTCGGTAAGGAGCCGCAGCCGGAATTCTCCACCTGCTTCGGCTCGCCGTTCCTGCCGCTCGATCCTTCCGTCTACGGCAACATGCTGCGCGAGCTGATTGCCAAGCACAATGTCGATTGCTGGCTGGTCAACACCGGCTGGACCGGCGGCAAATTCGGCACCGGCAGCCGGATGCCGATCAAGGTGACGCGCGCACTGCTCACCGCGGCGCTCGACGGCAGCCTGCGCAATGTCGATTTCCGCACCGACAAGTATTTCGGTTTTGCGGTGCCGACCGCGCTGCCGGGCGTGCCGAGCGAAATCCTCGATCCCGTCAACACCTGGAAGGACAAGGCCGAGTTCGACAAGACTGCCCGCAGCCTGGTCGGCATGTTCCAGAAGAATTTTGCCAAGTTCGAAGCCCAGGTCGACGCCGATGTCCGCGCCGCTGCGCCGGACCTGAAGCTCGCGGCCGAGTAATCGCCTCGGTCAGGCGACAGACCATTCGAGAACGACGAGGGCGGCCGAGAGGGCCGCCCTTTTCGTTTACGCTGCTTCGTTTTATGCCGCGCTGTGCGTCCTGGCCTCGATGGACGCAAGCATCGTTGCGCGCAGCTCCAGCAGCGCCCGCTGCGCCTACTTGTTGTTCGGAAGTACCGCGTTGCTCGGCGTCCGCCGATCGGTGATCTGCAGTCCGAACAGGCTGCCGATCAGTTCGACGGCAACACGCGCCGTGCGGCCGCGTTCGTCGAGAAACGGGTTGAGCTCGACGATGTCGACCGAGCGCACCAGATCCGAATCGTGCAGCAGCTCCATGATGAGATGCGCCTCGCGATAGGTTGCGCCGCCCGGCACCGTGGTGCCGACGCCGGGCGCGACCGCAGGATCGAGAAAATCGATGTCGAAGCTTAAATGCAGCACGCCATTTTTGGCGCGCACGCGATCGATGACCTTGCGGATCAGCACGCCGACGCCGAACTCGTCGATCGCACGCATGTCGGCGATCGCGACGCGGCGCTCGAACACCAGCTTCTTCTCCAGCGGATCGATCGAGCGGATGCCGAACAGGTCGAGCTGGTCGGGGCCGATCGAGGCGCGGGGACGGTTGCCGAGCAGCCCGTCGAGGCCGCTTTCGCCGCACAGAAAGGCGGCCGACATGCCGTGCATATTGCCGGTCTCCGTCGTCTGCGGCGTGTTGTAATCGGCATGGGCGTCGAGCCACAGCACGAACAGCGGCCGGCCCTGCTCCTGCCAATAGCGCGCAACGCCGTTCACCGATCCCATCGATAGCGAGTGATCGCCGCCCATGAAGATCGGAACCGCGCCGGAGCGCGCCAGTGAATAGGAACGCTCGCTGAGCTCGCGGATCCAGTTCTTGATCGTGTCGTAATATTTGGCGTTCGCCGGCGGCGGGCCCTCATCGGGAGCAACGTCAGGCTTGGCCATGTTGCCGTGGTCCTCGACGGCAAAGCCGAGCTGATCGAGGATGCGGCCGATGCCCGCGGTGCGCAGCGCGTCCGGCCCCATCAAGGTTCCGAGTTGCGCAGCCCCGATCTCGATGGGGACGCCGAGCAGGGCGATGCGGGCAGCGTTGCCGTCGGACATGGAGGGCCTTTGATGAATCGTAGCGTGGGCAAAGCGTAAGCGTGCCCACCATTCAAGGCAACGATTGGATAGGTGGTGGGCACGGCGCAAGCGCGCCTATCCCACAAGAAACTCAGCGCCCTGGTGTTCCGCTACGCCTTGAAATAGGCGATCTGCGTCGTCGTCGCGAGCAACCGTCCCGACGGCGACCACAATTCGCCGTTCTGGTCGCCATAGCTCCTGTGGAAGATCTTGGCATCCGCCACGGCCATCACTCGCGTGATGTCCTCGGCCGCCAGTTCGTCCGACGCCGTATGGAAATACGTCGTGATCGATACTGTGCCGAACGGCATCAATTCCCGGCGCGCCAGAAAGACCCGGCCGAAGAAGGCATCCGACATCGACATCAGCGACAGCATGTCGATCTTTCGTGGCGCGTGATCGCCGATCCACTGCTTCGAGTACGCCTTGAGCGGCGGTGAGGCCGGCGAGCCGTAGAAGCTCGGCTGGCCCTCGACGAAGCGAAAATCATACTGGTGGGTCCACGTCATCGGCGTGTTCGGAAACGCGCGCGCCTGTTCGAACGGCGTAGCACCAGGAAATTTTGCCTGCTGGTGCGACCAGGATGGGCGGCGCTCGGCGAACACGGCGGTCGCCAGCGTCGCGACGTCACCGCCGCCCTGCGTCATCTCCACGCACCAATGCTGGCTCGAGCGGTTGGCCTTGACCAGGCGCACGTCGAGATCGAAGGCGCCTTCGGCCACCGGCGCGCAGAAATTCACGGTCAGCGACAGCGGATCGCCCGCCCGCTGCGGATGATCGATCAGCGCGCGCAGGATGGTGGCGGCCGTGCAGCCGCCGAACGGCCCGACAAACGCCCAGTAGTCCGGGCTGGTCTTGCCCTGCCAGCAGCTATCGCCGGCGGTGACCCGCGTGGCGTCGTCGAACAGATGCGGGGTCTTGGTGAGCATTCCCGTACTTCCTGTCATTGCGAGGAGCCAACGGGTCGCGCGAATGCGCGCCCGATGACAGGCTCCGCGACGAAGCAATCCATCTTTCCTTTGCGCGGCGAGATGGATTGCTTCGCTTCGCTCGCAATGACGCCGTGACCGTCGCATGCAGTATCGCTGCAATTCTGCCGAATTCAATGACGTCAGAGGTAATGGATTCCCGCCGGCCGGGATTACCGCGTCGCCTCGCGCTGGACGCTTGGCACCGGTGCGCCCGCCCGCACCGGCACGTTCCAGATCTCCTCGGCATATTCCCGGATGGTGCGGTCGGAGGAGAACCACGGCATCCGCGCCACGTTGAGGATCGAGGCGCGGGTCCAGGCCGGAACCACCTGCCAGCGGGCGTCAATGCCGCGCTGGGCCGCGTAGTAGGAATCGAAATCGGCCGTGACCATGTAATGGTCGAGATAGCGCAGCGCGTGGCCTATCGAGGCAAAGCGGGCGGGATCGTCGGGCGAGAATGCGCCGCTCTCGATGGCGGTAATCGCCCGCGCCAGCCGCGGCGAGCGGCTGATCACATCCGTCGCGTCCAGCCCCTGCTTGCGGCGGACCATGACGTCGCCGGCCTCCATGCCGAAGATCGCGATGTTCTCGGCACCGACATGGTCGCGGATTTCGATGTTGGCGCCATCAAGCGTGCCGATCGTCAGCGCGCCGTTGAGCGCCAGCTTCATGTTGCCGGTGCCGGAGGCTTCCATGCCGGCGGTGGAGATCTGCTCGGAAAGATCGGCGGCCGGAATGATGACCTCGGCAAGGCTGACATTGTAGTCGGCGAGGAAGACGACCTTCAGCCTTCCGGCGACGTCGGGGTCGTTGTTGATGGCTTCGGCGACGTCGTTGATCAGCTTGATGATCAGCTTGGCGTAGCGATAGCTTGCCGCCGCTTTGCCGGCGAAGATCTTGACCCGCGGCACCCAGTCGCGCTGCGGCTCGTCCTTGATCGCCTGATACAGCGCGACGGTCTCGACGACGTTGAGCAATTGCCGTTTGTATTCGTGGATGCGCTTGATCTGGATATCGAACAGCGCCGACGGATCGATCTTGATGCTGAGCCGCTCGTTGATCAGGCGCGCCAGCGCCAGCTTGTTGTGATGCTTGACCTCGCGAAAACGCTGCTGGAACGCGTTGTCGCTGGCACGCGCCTCGAGGCGCTCGAACAGGGAGAAATCGTCGAGCACTGCTTCGCCGCAGACCTCGCGCATCAGGCCGGTCAGCTTTGGGTTGGCGAGCATCAGCCAGCGGCGGAAGGTGATGCCGTTGGTCTTGTTGGTGATGCGGCCGGGATAGAGATGGTTGAGATCGTGGAACACGGTCTCCTTCATCAGGTCGGAATGCATCGCCGAGACGCCGTTGATGCGGTGCGAGCCGACGAAAGCGAGTTGCCCCATCCGCACCCGCCGGCCGGACTTCTCGTCGATCAGCGACACCGAGGCGCGGTAATCGATGTCGCCGGGACAACGCTGATCGGCCAGCGCCAGATGCGCGACATTGATGCGGTAGATGATTTCGAGATGCCGCGGCAGCAGCTGCTCGAACAGTTCGACCGGCCAGGTCTCCAGCGCTTCCGGCAGCAGCGTGTGATTGGTGTAGGACAGCGTCGCCACCGTGAGCTTCCACGCTTCGTCCCAGCGGAAATTGTGCAGGTCGACCAGGATGCGCATCAGCTCGGTGACGGCGAGGCTCGGATGGGTATCGTTGAGCTGCACCGCGACCTTGGAGGGGAGGTTGCGCAACTGTCCGTCGGAGGCGAGGTGCCGCTTGACCAGATCCTGCAGCGAGGCCGAAACGAAGAAATATTCCTGCCGCAGCCGGAGCTCGCGGCCCGCCGGGCTCTCGTCATTCGGGTAGAGAAATTTGCAGATCGATTCCGCGCGCGCCTCCTCGGCGACGGCACCGAGGTAATCGCCGGTGTTGAAGACGTCGAGCCGCAGCGGGTCGGGCGAGCGCGCCGACCACAGCCGCAGCGCGTTGACGTGCTGGCCGCGCCAGCCCACGATCGGCGTGTCGTAGGCGACAGCCTGCACGGTTTCCGCCGGCCGCCACGTCGCGCGGTCACGGCCGCGGTCGTCGACATGATCGACATGGCCGCCGAAATGAATGTGATAAACCACCTCGGCCCGCTGGAATTCCCAGGGGTTGCCGAAGCTCAGCCATTCGTCCGGATATTCCTGCTGCCAGCCCTGCGAAATGATCTGGCGGAACAGGCCGAAATCGTAGCGGATGCCGTAGCCGATGGCGGGAATGGCCAGCGTCGCCATGCTCTCCATGAAGCACGCCGCCAGCCGCCCGAGGCCGCCATTGCCGAGCGCCGCATCCGGCTCGCATTTGCGCAGGTCGTCGAGCCCGACGCCGAGATCGCCGAGCGCCGCCTCGAACACCGGCAGCAGGCCCATATTGTTCAGCGCGTCGGTGAACAGGCGGCCGATCAGGAATTCGAGCGAGAGGTAATAGACCCGCTTGCTGCCGGCGTCGTAGCTCTCCTTTTCGGCAGTCAGCCAGCGGTGCACGATGCGGTCGCGCAGCGCCAGCGCGGCTGCCTTGTACCAGTCCCGCCTCGTCGCCATGCCGGCGTCCTTGCCGATCGCAAGCCGGAGCTTGGCGAGGATCGCACCCTTGATCTCGGTCAGCGCGAGTTCGTCGATCGGCTGATCCAGCGCCGGATAGTTTGCCGGATAGTTTCCTGGGAATTGTTCCTGCAATACGTCGGTTCCTGCGGTTGAGACTCACAACGAAGATACGCGCCTTGTCCGGCAATCGAAACGCCGAAGAACGCGGGGGGTATGTTGTGCACTGCGCTGGCGTTATTTTATGCAAGGACCGGGCCGATTTCGCGGCACTGGCGGCCGCCTTTTGGTGATATCTTTTGGTGATATAATGAGGCGAAAGCCGAGGAATCGCCGGGATAACCGGGGTGCCAGTGTGCGCGACGGAAACGCGTGCCGCCAGAACGGAGGCCTGCCATGAGATTGACGATCGAGATCGTCGCCGCTGCGTTGTTGGTTGTCTGCATCAGTGCGACCAGCGCAGCCTTTGCCGCCGGCAAGGCCGGCAAGAGCGCCGACGGCCTGAGCTGTTCCTTCAGTGCCGCGCAAGGCGCTTCGCCAGCGGCGCGCTGCGCGGCGATCAAGCGCCAGTGTGGCGGAAAGTTCTATGCCAATTACTGCGGCGACAAGCTGTTGTCGGCGATGTGAGGGATTGAGCCCCAGACGGTTCATGCCGCGGCGCCGCCCCAGCCCTCGCTTTCCTCGGCGAGCCCGGGGTAGCGGAGATAGAGCTTTTGCAGCAGCTTGAAATGCAGGGCGGACGATATCTCGTCGAGAGGCGCGGCAAGCAGCGCCCGATCGTCGCTGTCGAGCGTGGAAACAATCGCATTCGCTCGGTCGATCGCATCGGCCGCTTGCAGTAACAGGGTCCGGATCTCGGTGGTCTGTGTCGCGTCCATCGCCTTCGATCCTTGGCCGCAAACTGCCAAAATTGCAACCTCTGATAGGAGATATTTTGCCGCGCCACCAGTACAAATTAAGAACAATTTAGCAAGTATTTGATATATCGTTGTGATTCGGCGCGTCGCCGACACAACATTTATGGTCTATCCGAGTTTGCGAGGACTAGATGTCCACCATCGCCTTCGATCAGTTTGCTCTCACCCGTATCGCCGACTTTGCGCGCTCGCTGTCGCGCCTGCACCAGGCCTCGCGCCGCCGGCTCGTCGACGACGACGCGATCGACCGCGAGTTCAACGCGGTCTGCATGTCGGTGTGGGGCTACACCACGGACGATTTCAGCGACGAATTGTTTTCGGTCGAGGACCACGCGTTTCTCGACGCGCTGGATGAAGCGCAGGCGCGCATCTTCGCCGCCGAGCAGGGCTACGATCTCGTCGACGATCAGGGCATGCTGAGCGACTGGTGGGGCTACTGCTGGATGATCCTGGCCGAAAAGCGCGGCTTGCTGACGCCGGAAAATCGCGCCGCGGCGCGTGCGGAGATCGAGGAAAAATATCTGTCGGCGCCGAACGTGATCGGCGTCATCGTCGGACGGTAAACGATCGAGGAAACGTCGGCATCATGCGAAGTCCGCTACGCGCCTCGATCCTGCCCGACCAGAAATTCACCCGCCGGCAACACGGTGATCTCCGGCCATAGCGCCTTCCATCGCGCCGCCTTCGCTTCGCAATTCACGGCGGAAAAATTTGGCCCCGGATTGGGCCGCACGATCAGGGCGGCGACATCGTCATAGCCATTCGGCGCGTACACCTCGTAGCCCTCGCGCGTGCGGCGGATTCCGATCTGCGTATTCTTTGTCAGGAAGCGGTCGATGCCCTGTGTCGAACAACGCAGCTCCGGATAGGGCAGGCCATGTTTCTCGGGATACCACAAATGAACGCGCGCCTGGTTGCGCGCCTCGACCTGGATGCCGCGGTTTGCAAACCGCTCCGCCAGCGTGCGGATGACCCTGTCTTCCGCCTCCCACGACGTATCGGGATCGAAATAGAACACGTCGTAATCGTTGATGCCGTAATCGACCGCGCGGCTCGTCAGCACGTTCCACACCGTCTGCACCAGGCATCCCGAGACCAACCAAGCATCCGGCAGCGCCAGCCGAAACAATTCCTCGGCGATGATTTCATTGGCGGGATTTTGCAAGGCGGCGGCGAGGAATTGGTTTCTATCCATATGCACCTCGCCGCAGGGCGGGCAAAGGCGCGCTTGCGCCGTGCCCACCATCTTGTTTCGCGATTGGAAATTGGCGGGCACGCTTCGCCTTGCCCACCCTACGCTTCGAGATCGAATTCCTTCACCGCCTTCTTCGACGCCAGCGTGCGCCAGTGCCGCCGTAGCAGCGGCTCGACAGTCGCGCGCTTGGCCTTCGACAGGCGGATCAGCACCATCGGATAATCGCGGTAGTGATCGGTGAAGTAAAACAGCTTCGGCTGGCTTTCCACCAGCATCTCGCGTTCGTCTTGCGGCACGCCCGGCATCACCAGGCTGTCGCCGTCTTCCCTCAGCCGCGCCAGCATCTTCTTGCGTACCTTCAGCGCCGGCGTGCCGTAGGAGGTGCCGTCTTCCACCTCTGGCCAGGTGAGCGCGATTTTTCTGACGTCGTCGAAGGTCATGCGGTCGCCCTCAGTTCGTCATGCCCGGGCAAAAGCGCGAAGCGCGTCTTCGCGCCAGATGTTGGGCATCCACGTCTTGGGGGCCACGGGAAGCAAGACGTGGATGGCCGGGACAAGCCCGGCCATGACGGAGAGAGGTTGCGCTTCACTGCACCGATGTAAAAAAACGCGCCAGCCGGAAGCCCGACAGCCAGGTCCATACCGGCTGGCTGCGCATGCCGAGATCCCACGAGCCGACCACGGCATCCGCGCGGCCGATCAGATTGTCGACCGGCAGCAGACCCACGCCGCCGTCGCGCACCGCGACGCGGCTGTC from Bradyrhizobium sp. AZCC 1693 encodes:
- a CDS encoding glycogen/starch/alpha-glucan phosphorylase, with amino-acid sequence MQEQFPGNYPANYPALDQPIDELALTEIKGAILAKLRLAIGKDAGMATRRDWYKAAALALRDRIVHRWLTAEKESYDAGSKRVYYLSLEFLIGRLFTDALNNMGLLPVFEAALGDLGVGLDDLRKCEPDAALGNGGLGRLAACFMESMATLAIPAIGYGIRYDFGLFRQIISQGWQQEYPDEWLSFGNPWEFQRAEVVYHIHFGGHVDHVDDRGRDRATWRPAETVQAVAYDTPIVGWRGQHVNALRLWSARSPDPLRLDVFNTGDYLGAVAEEARAESICKFLYPNDESPAGRELRLRQEYFFVSASLQDLVKRHLASDGQLRNLPSKVAVQLNDTHPSLAVTELMRILVDLHNFRWDEAWKLTVATLSYTNHTLLPEALETWPVELFEQLLPRHLEIIYRINVAHLALADQRCPGDIDYRASVSLIDEKSGRRVRMGQLAFVGSHRINGVSAMHSDLMKETVFHDLNHLYPGRITNKTNGITFRRWLMLANPKLTGLMREVCGEAVLDDFSLFERLEARASDNAFQQRFREVKHHNKLALARLINERLSIKIDPSALFDIQIKRIHEYKRQLLNVVETVALYQAIKDEPQRDWVPRVKIFAGKAAASYRYAKLIIKLINDVAEAINNDPDVAGRLKVVFLADYNVSLAEVIIPAADLSEQISTAGMEASGTGNMKLALNGALTIGTLDGANIEIRDHVGAENIAIFGMEAGDVMVRRKQGLDATDVISRSPRLARAITAIESGAFSPDDPARFASIGHALRYLDHYMVTADFDSYYAAQRGIDARWQVVPAWTRASILNVARMPWFSSDRTIREYAEEIWNVPVRAGAPVPSVQREATR
- a CDS encoding nucleotidyltransferase family protein, which translates into the protein MDRNQFLAAALQNPANEIIAEELFRLALPDAWLVSGCLVQTVWNVLTSRAVDYGINDYDVFYFDPDTSWEAEDRVIRTLAERFANRGIQVEARNQARVHLWYPEKHGLPYPELRCSTQGIDRFLTKNTQIGIRRTREGYEVYAPNGYDDVAALIVRPNPGPNFSAVNCEAKAARWKALWPEITVLPAGEFLVGQDRGA
- a CDS encoding MmcQ/YjbR family DNA-binding protein, producing the protein MTFDDVRKIALTWPEVEDGTSYGTPALKVRKKMLARLREDGDSLVMPGVPQDEREMLVESQPKLFYFTDHYRDYPMVLIRLSKAKRATVEPLLRRHWRTLASKKAVKEFDLEA